A single genomic interval of Juglans regia cultivar Chandler chromosome 1, Walnut 2.0, whole genome shotgun sequence harbors:
- the LOC109009612 gene encoding beta-galactosidase-like, with product MNPSSSVMADKVVVKINVLCMFVLVIISCAFTVAVATVSYDDKAILINGKRRILISGSIHYPRSTPDMWPGLIQKAKLGGLDVIQTYVFWNGHEPSRGQYNFQGRYDIVHFIKLVQQAGLYVHLRIGPYACAEWNFGGFPVWLKFIPGIAFRTDNGPFKAEMQTFTTKIVDIMKAERLFEPQGGPIILSQIENEYDLVEYQIGTPGVAYSRWAASMALNQHTGVPWVMCKQQDAPDPIINTCNGFYCENFTPNKNYKPKMWTELWTSWFLEFGGPTPYRPVEDIALAVLKFIQNKGTYFNYYMYHGGTNFGRTSGGPFVATSYDYDAPLDEYGLPREPKYTHLRNLHFAIKRAEPALVATNPIVASLGRFQEAHIFKAPGVCAAFLSNYDQSSSVTVNFGNGHYTLPAWSISILPDCITEVFNTAKTNHQGSHLNMVPVEGAFGWESFTEAVATPADKGSFTAGGLKEQLSVTWDTTDYLWYMTDVTINANEGFLRTGKLPVLSVESAGHALQVFVNGQSIGIAYGKGENPKVSFWKGVSLRVGVNKIALLSATVGLQNIGLHFESWNAGILGPVTLSGVNAGKWDMSRWKWSYKKGLNGEDISVFSSGGSSIVRWTGGAGLVTKHPLTWYKTNFDAPQGNEPLALDMSSMGKGEVWINGQSIGRHWAANKAYGNCGACSYTGYYNEKKCLSDCGSPSQKWYHVPRSWLNPRGNLLVVLEEWGGDPRGISLVKRI from the exons ATGAATCCAAGTTCATCAGTTATGGCGGATAAAGTAGTAGTTAAAATCAACGTGCTTTGCATGTTTGTCTTGGTGATAATCTCATGCGCTTTCACCGTAGCAGTCGCGACAGTCTCGTACGACGACAAAGCTATCCTCATCAATGGAAAACGAAGAATTCTTATCTCAGGATCCATTCATTACCCACGAAGCACTCCTGAC ATGTGGCCTGGTCTTATTCAGAAGGCTAAACTTGGAGGGTTGGATGTCATCCAGACTTATGTCTTTTGGAATGGGCATGAGCCTTCTCGAGGACAG TACAATTTCCAGGGGAGGTATGATATagttcatttcataaaactagTCCAGCAAGCTGGTCTTTATGTGCACCTTCGAATTGGTCCCTACGCTTGTGCTGAGTGGAATTTTGG GGGCTTTCCTGTTTGGTTGAAGTTCATTCCTGGTATTGCCTTCAGAACGGACAATGGGCCATTCAAG GCTGAAATGCAAACATTTACCACAAAGATCGTCGATATCATGAAGGCAGAAAGATTGTTTGAACCCCAAGGaggcccaataattctaagtCAG ATAGAAAATGAATATGACCTCGTGGAATACCAAATTGGTACTCCTGGAGTTGCTTATTCGAGATGGGCAGCTTCAATGGCACTGAATCAACACACTGGAGTACCATGGGTCATGTGCAAGCAACAGGATGCTCCTGATCCAATT ATAAACACTTGCAATGGTTTCTACTGTGAAAACTTCACTccaaataaaaactataaaccCAAAATGTGGACAGAACTCTGGACTAGCTG GTTTCTGGAATTTGGTGGTCCAACTCCATATAGACCGGTAGAAGATATAGCCCTTGCAGTGTTaaaattcatacaaaataaGGGTActtactttaattattatatg TACCATGGTGGAACAAACTTCGGCAGGACTTCTGGAGGTCCTTTTGTTGCCACGAGTTATGATTACGATGCTCCGCTTGATGAATATG GGCTACCTAGAGAACCAAAATATACCCATTTGAGAAACTTGCATTTTGCCATCAAGCGGGCTGAACCAGCTCTAGTGGCCACAAATCCCATAGTGGCGTCACTTGGGAGATTTCAAGAG GCTCATATTTTCAAAGCACCTGGGGTTTGTGCTGCCTTCCTATCAAACTACGACCAGAGTTCTTCTGTAACTGTGAACTTTGGAAACGGTCATTACACTCTGCCTGCTTGGTCCATCAGCATTCTCCCTGACTGCATAACTGAAGTTTTCAACACTGCGAAG ACCAATCATCAAGGCTCGCATCTGAATATGGTGCCGGTGGAAGGAGCATTCGGGTGGGAGTCATTCACTGAAGCTGTTGCCACTCCTGCTGATAAAGGTTCATTCACAGCTGGTGGGTTAAAGGAGCAACTGAGTGTCACGTGGGACACCACTGACTATTTGTGGTACATGACAGA CGTGACTATAAACGCAAATGAAGGATTTCTAAGAACCGGAAAGCTTCCTGTCCTCAGTGTTGAATCTGCAGGCCATGCTTTGCAAGTTTTCGTCAATGGCCAATCAATTG GAATTGCTTATGGGAAAGGTGAAAATCCAAAAGTATCATTCTGGAAGGGAGTGAGCCTGAGAGTGGGGGTCAACAAGATTGCTTTGTTAAGCGCTACTGTTGGACTTCAG AATATCGGCCTGCATTTTGAGTCATGGAATGCCGGAATTCTTGGCCCGGTCACCTTGTCGGGTGTCAATGCTGGAAAATGGGACATGTCACGATGGAAATGGTCCTACAAG AAAGGTCTAAACGGTGAAGATATAAGTGTGTTTTCGTCCGGAGGAAGCTCCATTGTGAGGTGGACAGGAGGAGCAGGACTAGTGACAAAGCACCCTCTGACATGGTACAAG ACTAATTTTGATGCCCCACAAGGAAATGAACCATTGGCTCTAGATATGAGCAGCATGGGAAAGGGTGAGGTATGGATAAATGGCCAAAGCATTGGGCGCCACTGGGCTGCAAACAAGGCATATGGTAACTGTGGCGCATGCAGTTACACTGGATATTACAATGAAAAGAAATGCCTAAGTGATTGCGGGAGCCCCTCTCAAAAATG GTATCATGTTCCACGCTCATGGCTAAACCCGAGGGGAAATTTATTGGTCGTGCTTGAAGAATGGGGTGGTGACCCAAGGGGAATTTCTTTGGTcaaaagaatatga
- the LOC109009622 gene encoding uncharacterized protein LOC109009622 has product MTTVPEVTDLFARLALHLKALKEEDVEETLGCSISLFNKSLNLDGDSRVRVLDTALSLMCFKAPQVFNSMLEYLVQTIVTVLSSSISCKVFRVHTDEVLWVGSSFSRHDCLELIEACADVTWKLEGHGTLSQMLSCALVRLVISASCYRYLLPSIPVLDPRSIHRRSIAVSQLLCQFHRDFSFKNYEVPFRLLSWYLDPLTLKRDLLKIFQDTMERPFISLNEELHERMDWRHTILCLVLSPTMFIETRALLHSWLLLTGLVSVQEFITKLVSIILDVISRPNWWGLSVELGSKLPFSNAYFPYNHHLLRILAGPLSTEHLMQFSCSVNKPASHAWKDHVSAIKPAVMKTKTIDHKSSWALAINFPDWFYFASVLLFTEEHLPEYFHSKFKLVTAKIGETHDMEPPYSAAAARYIGWILSPTATSKYHQDILVTSLIKISDSWMTPKQFGSVSHDKDPVSYNEKPKRPNLGDNRDHTLTKVRDCQTIGLWLKEFQDIGMWYWNETINSKVSCEEKSPYGLNFQQNVLFRRIPLGALIGCSNNIEEDGCQMLLHYAATGRILQSVETKCTKLKHVKWSSVEWEESVRWTDKCNKREAVAGACLVFSLTDTVESMSDLLFDSEESGLQFISRFKLRACKYLINCIKKLIQLTIDEDVVMLMDLSSRLAKWRHQGQELQQVDKDLDGVINSLSHKLSSL; this is encoded by the exons ATGACCACGGTACCAGAAGTGACCGATCTATTCGCAAGGCTCGCTTTGCACCTCAAAGCCCTAAAAGAAGAAGACGTAGAAGAAACTCTCGGTTGCTCCATTTCATTGTTTAACAAATCTCTGAACCTCGATGGAGATTCTAGGGTCAGGGTTTTGGACACAGCACTATCCCTAATGTGCTTCAAAGCGCCCCAG GTTTTCAATTCGATGCTCGAATATTTGGTCCAGACGATTGTCACTGTTTTGTCGTCGTCGATTTCTTGCAAAGTGTTTAGAGTTCATACGGACGAGGTTTTGTGGGTCGGGAGTTCATTTTCGCGCCATGATTGTTTGGAATTGATTGAAGCGTGCGCCGATGTCACATGGAAGTTGGAAGGACACG GGACGCTTTCGCAAATGTTATCATGTGCTCTTGTAAGATTAGTGATTTCAGCTTCTTGTTATCGATACTTATTACCATCAATTCCTGTTCTTGATCCAAGATCAATTCATAGAAGAAGCATTGCAGTTTCACAGCTGCTTTGCCAATTTCACAGAGATTTCTCATTTAAGAATTACGAAGTACCTTTCAG GTTGCTGTCCTGGTATCTTGACCCATTAACTCTAAAGCGTgatcttttgaaaatttttcaagaTACTATGGAGAGGCCTTTCATTTCTTTGAATGAGGAACTTCATGAGAGGATGGATTGGCGCCATACAATCCTATGCTTGGTACTTTCTCCTACAATGTTTATTGAGACCAGAGCTTTGTTACATAGCTGGCTTCTATTGAC GGGTCTGGTCTCTGTGCAAGAATTTATAACCAAGTTGGTCTCAATAATACTAGATGTAATCTCCAGACCCAATTGGTGGGGCTTATCAGTAGAATTAGGATCAAAGCTTCCGTTTTCTAATGCATATTTTCCCTACAACCACCACTTATTGAGGATCTTGGCTGGACCATTATCGACTGAACACCTTATGCAGTTTTCTTGTTCTGTAAACAAACCAGCTTCACATGCTTGGAAAGATCACGTGTCTGCAATCAAGCCAGCTGTAATGAAGACTAAAACGATTGATCACAAATCTTCTTG GGCTCTGGCAATCAACTTTCCAGATTGGTTCTATTTTGCCTCTGTTTTACTCTTCACTGAGGAACATCTTCcagaatattttcattcaaaattcaaattggTGACTGCTAAAATTGGAGAAACTCATGACATGGAACCACCTTATTCTGCTGCTGCAGCAAGGTACATTGGATGGATTCTGAGCCCCACAGCCACTAGTAAATATCATCAGGACATTCttgttacttctttaattaaaatatcagaCTCGTGGATGACGCCGAAACAATTTGGTTCAGTTTCACATGACAAAGATCCAGTAAGTTACAATGAGAAACCAAAGAGACCCAATTTGGGTGACAACAGAGATCATACTCTCACAAAAGTGCGTGATTGTCAAACCATTGGACTCTGGCTCAAAGAATTCCAAGACATAGGAATGTGGTACTGGAATGAAACAATCAACAGTAAGGTGTCTTGCGAGGAAAAATCACCCTATGGTCTTAATTTTCAGCAAAATGTGCTGTTCAGAAGAATCCCATTAGGCGCCTTGATTGGGTGCTCGAATAATATAGAAGAAGATGGATGTCAGATGCTGCTACATTATGCTGCAACTGGAAGAATACTTCAGTCAGTAGAAACCAAATGCACTAAATTGAAACATGTAAAATGGAGCTCTGTGGAGTGGGAAGAATCGGTTAGATGGACAGATAAATGTAATAAGAGGGAGGCTGTAGCAGGTGCCTGTCTTGTTTTCAGTTTAACAGATACAGTTGAGAGCATGTCTGATTTATTATTTGACAGTGAAGAGAGTGGACTGCAATTTATATCCCGGTTTAAGTTAAGGGCTTGCAAGTACTTGATTAATTGTATTAAGAAGTTAATCCAGCTCACAATTGATGAAGATGTAGTGATGTTAATGGATCTCAGCAGTAGATTGGCAAAGTGGAGGCATCAAGGGCAAGAACTGCAACAGGTTGATAAAGATCTAGATGGTGTAATTAATAGCTTGAGTCATAAATTATCTTCActttaa